TAACTTTATACAAACAACAAAAAGCAAAACACTACCAAGAAGCCTATGGAGTAATTACAGTGCTACCTGTAGTATTTCTATTGCTTCCTGCAGTGCTTTCAGGAATTAGCGGTGCATATGCTTTCTGGCACAGATATTTAATTCGACCTGGCCGCATAGCGTGACTGGCGGGCGCCACGCGCGGTATCAGTGATCTGCTCTCTTCATTCCAGGTCCTCGTCCTCTTCGCCGTAGCGACGATCGCCTCTGCGGGTCTTCTGGATGACGGGGGCGATGATTACGGTGGAGGCGGTGGTGGCGGTTTCGGCGGCGGAGGCGGTttcggtggtggtggcggcggcggagaTGACATCGGCGTAGCTTCCGTCTCGTACGTCAAGACGCCCGTTGTGAGCGTGAAGTACGTCGCCAAGCCTGTGGTCAGCTACGTGGCGAAGCCGGTGGCCACCGTGTCGCATGCCCTGAAGCCAGTGGTGACGTACACGACGATCTCGAGCGGCGGCGGAGGCTTCGgaggcggtggcggtggtggcttcggcggcggcggtggcggataCGGTGGAGGTGGTGGCGGATACGGTGGAGGAGGCGGTGGCCACGGAGGCGGATGGCCCTGGCCGTAAGGGCGGTACCCTTCCTGTTGGCCCCGTGCAATAACGCATTTCCATCTTGTGACCGCTTAATGATGAACTCAGCAACAGCCTTCAAAAGCGACCACATCAAGACAGTGACAGTGTCGATTGGCGTCCTGTGCGTAATGATCCGAGCAAGACTAAGCCCAAAACAGGGCTTGTGGCCCTGTAAAAATGCGAAAATGCCAAAGAACTTGGAAATAAACGACTGGCTGTTGGACAATTCTTTGGTTTGTCATAAATGAGCGTCGGTATAATCGGTTTGTAAATATTCTTGATAAACAATACACCATACATCTTAAGCCAATTAGGGAGCTCACTTCGAGTAAGGAAGCATCAGACTAATAATATGCACGTTAGGCGATTgtgctgtggaaaaaaaaaaaacgttatttcaTGGTAAAGGCGTTTGCGAACTCGTAGTTTGAACGGAGGAATTACTTTTTTCCCTTCATACGCCCCGACCCCAAATAAACGCATAATAACGTTCGTTCCTCGGGTATGAGGCGTTCTTCGCAGTGTCAGAGGGACGATAAAGTACGAATAACTCTGCCTTAGGCTTGATTGAGGCAACAATATTTGCACCACCAACATGTCAACTTTATGTAGTAGGGCAGTTTAATGCTGCATATTCAGAACACTGAATATGAGATCAAGGCACTGAATAAATCAAACATTAGGGCAGAAAAACAATAACCCAAATGGCATGTAACTAATTCAAATTAACTATGAAGGTGTAACGAGAAACGATAAATGCGAAACGTGGTACTATAACAAAGGTGTGACATTCGCGCTTTCTTGCCTCCTTATACACCTTCTGGACAATGCATCGTTAAGTTTCGGATAACTGTGCTCAAGATAGTCGAAATAACTGACAGTCCTTGAGGCCACTTTTCCCCCtagttaaaaatttttttttatgcagacgCTAATAAATTCTACGTAAGTAAGACTATAAATGCTCTTACAGAAACATAACCTGTAAACAAACCTGTCTCTGTAAGATACTAGTGTTAAAATATTTGCTGAAACATTTAATCTTCGTATCTCTAATATCATTATTAGAGACAAATTCGAGAATTTTTCGACTACAACGTCATAGACGCTTTTAATACCACGTAACGACGCTCTTATGTTGCTGTGAGTGATAATTCTTTTCGCagtaaagaaagaatgcccatTTACATTAAATAATAAATTATAATATAACAGTGAATGACATTCAAATACCGAGCTTATAACGGGGAATTTAGCCATGCGGGGAGCCGATGCGCGCGCTAAGAGCTCGGATAGCTTGGAGGAAGGCGTTTCAGCTAGATCGCAGCCTGAACTAATGGCAGCTACGACGGAGGAAAAGAGGAAGAATGAGGGGAAACTTATCAAGGAAACAGCAGAGCGCTCGGCTTGCGATTGACTCACCTAGTATGCTATACTGCACAGGGGAAAAGTGAGAAACATACGGTAATGAAAATTGCCGATGAGGATAAAGGGCACAAATAAGTAGAGGGACCGATCCCAAGCGTGATTCGAGACCCGTGCTTTGGAGCAACGTAAGCAATGTACGAATGGCGCTGTGCAGATAGAGTCGCAAAGACCCAGTGTAGGACGCAGTCAGTCAGCGGCTGATTGCCaagttttgagaaaaaaataGATAACATTTTTAATCTGAGAAGAGCAGAGAAGTCGACCACAGGAACATTGTCTCCGGCCTGCTACTACACGTAGGGGAAGCGAAAAGAAGAGAGagtcagtgcggatgacgatgatAGTGTAACAGTGAACTATGTATACGTGCTATTGTATACATATGTTCTACACACAGCGAGTCGCAATGAGCAGGCGCCGTCATGTATAGTTCTAGAGCCTGGAGGTGATCCCGCCCTCCGTAAAAAATGCCAAGAGCACCCTCGTTGCTCGCAATGCTCTTTGAATGCTTTGCCGTGACCTT
This Dermacentor albipictus isolate Rhodes 1998 colony chromosome 1, USDA_Dalb.pri_finalv2, whole genome shotgun sequence DNA region includes the following protein-coding sequences:
- the LOC135903025 gene encoding uncharacterized protein, with amino-acid sequence MWAWDEPQALVFDLLSSFQVLVLFAVATIASAGLLDDGGDDYGGGGGGGFGGGGGFGGGGGGGDDIGVASVSYVKTPVVSVKYVAKPVVSYVAKPVATVSHALKPVVTYTTISSGGGGFGGGGGGGFGGGGGGYGGGGGGYGGGGGGHGGGWPWP